A genomic stretch from Ureibacillus composti includes:
- the fliM gene encoding flagellar motor switch protein FliM encodes MAGDVLSQSEIDALLSAISTGEMSADEIKKEEETKKIKNYDFKRALRFSKDQIRSLTRIHENFARLLTTFFSAQLRTYVQITVVSVDQIPFEEFVRSIPKMTLINIFEVPPLDGNILMEINPNIAYSMLDRLMGGKGSSYSNVDNLTEIEQKIMTNLFERSFDNLREAWQNVAEIDPMLVELEVNPQFLQMISPNETVVVISLNTIIGENTGMINICIPHVVLEPIIRNLSVQYWMQSNTKEATPEQTKMLENRVKQAQIDLVAELGTSDITIEDFLYMNIGDVIQLDQNINDPLTLKVGNIPKFTVQPGKLNKKMAIQIIEPVKGGDEDE; translated from the coding sequence ATGGCAGGAGATGTATTATCCCAATCCGAGATTGATGCGCTTCTATCTGCAATTTCCACTGGTGAAATGTCAGCGGATGAAATCAAGAAAGAAGAAGAAACTAAAAAGATTAAAAACTATGACTTTAAACGTGCGCTTCGTTTCTCAAAAGATCAAATTCGAAGTTTGACTCGAATACATGAGAATTTTGCCAGACTACTAACAACATTTTTCTCAGCTCAATTGAGAACCTATGTTCAAATAACGGTTGTCTCTGTGGACCAAATCCCGTTTGAAGAATTTGTACGTTCAATTCCCAAAATGACATTAATTAATATATTTGAAGTGCCACCTCTAGATGGTAATATCTTAATGGAGATTAATCCTAACATCGCGTACTCCATGCTGGACCGTTTAATGGGGGGGAAAGGCTCGAGCTATAGCAACGTGGATAACTTAACTGAAATTGAACAAAAAATAATGACCAATTTATTTGAGCGTTCATTCGATAACTTACGAGAAGCTTGGCAAAATGTTGCTGAAATTGACCCGATGCTCGTCGAACTTGAAGTGAATCCACAGTTCTTACAAATGATTTCACCAAATGAAACGGTTGTAGTGATTTCATTAAATACGATCATTGGTGAAAATACAGGGATGATCAATATTTGTATCCCACATGTTGTACTCGAACCAATCATTCGCAATTTGTCTGTTCAATATTGGATGCAGTCCAATACGAAAGAAGCTACTCCAGAACAAACGAAAATGCTTGAAAATCGCGTTAAACAGGCTCAGATTGATCTTGTTGCCGAATTAGGTACATCGGACATTACCATTGAAGATTTTCTTTACATGAACATTGGTGATGTCATTCAATTAGATCAAAATATTAATGACCCACTAACTTTAAAAGTGGGGAATATACCGAAGTTTACGGTTCAACCAGGTAAATTAAATAAAAAAATGGCAATTCAGATTATCGAACCTGTGAAAGGAGGAGACGAAGATGAGTGA
- the fliY gene encoding flagellar motor switch phosphatase FliY, producing MSDGMLSQEEIEALLRGETLEDRINELDQSTNEVTINIDDYLNLMEQSALGEIGNISFGSSATALSTLLNQKVEITTPVVSMINRNKLEEEFPHPYVAIKVEYTAGINGMNLLVIKQSDASIIADIMLGGDGLHPNMDLGEIQLSAVQEAMNQMMGSAATSMSTVFNKKVDISPPSIDLLNILQDKGRDYIPDEDLLIKVSFRLKIGELIDSNIMQLLPLKFAHGIAKTLLGEEEVTNVEQPMQNVVPEVVPQTSQVQQPVYEPSIEQSSYANPMAQQPLTPQAPPMVQQQMVQQPMYQQPPTYQQQAATTYQEPPVHAMPYYQAPPQQIQQPPVNVQQAQFTSFEQANITPAEARNLNMLLDIPLQVTVELGRTKHSVKDILQLASGSIIELDKLAGEPVDILVNSRLIAKGEVVVIEENFGVRITDIISQAERLNNLK from the coding sequence ATGAGTGATGGTATGCTCTCCCAAGAAGAAATTGAAGCTCTATTAAGAGGCGAAACTTTAGAAGATCGTATTAATGAGTTAGATCAATCAACAAATGAAGTAACAATTAATATTGATGATTATTTAAATTTGATGGAACAATCCGCGTTAGGTGAAATTGGAAATATTTCATTTGGAAGTTCTGCTACCGCCCTTTCGACTTTATTAAACCAAAAAGTAGAGATCACAACACCTGTCGTTTCAATGATTAACCGCAATAAATTAGAAGAGGAATTTCCACATCCATATGTTGCTATAAAAGTCGAATATACAGCAGGGATTAACGGTATGAACCTGTTAGTCATTAAACAATCGGATGCTTCTATTATTGCAGATATTATGTTAGGTGGAGATGGCTTACATCCAAATATGGATTTAGGCGAGATTCAATTAAGCGCGGTACAAGAAGCCATGAATCAAATGATGGGTTCAGCTGCCACATCTATGTCAACGGTCTTTAATAAAAAGGTAGATATTTCACCACCATCCATTGACTTACTTAATATTTTACAAGATAAAGGCCGTGACTACATACCTGATGAAGATTTATTAATCAAAGTATCTTTTAGATTGAAAATTGGTGAATTAATTGATTCAAATATTATGCAATTACTGCCGTTAAAGTTTGCGCATGGTATTGCTAAAACACTTCTTGGCGAGGAAGAAGTAACAAATGTGGAACAACCAATGCAAAACGTTGTACCAGAAGTAGTACCACAAACTTCACAAGTACAACAACCCGTTTACGAGCCGTCTATTGAGCAATCGAGTTACGCAAATCCTATGGCGCAACAACCATTGACGCCACAAGCACCGCCAATGGTTCAACAACAAATGGTTCAACAACCGATGTATCAGCAGCCGCCAACATACCAACAACAAGCGGCGACGACATATCAAGAACCACCTGTACATGCGATGCCTTATTATCAAGCACCGCCACAACAAATACAACAGCCGCCAGTAAATGTACAACAAGCGCAATTTACATCATTTGAGCAAGCGAACATTACACCTGCTGAAGCCCGAAATCTGAATATGTTATTAGATATTCCGTTACAAGTAACAGTAGAGCTCGGAAGAACAAAACATTCGGTAAAAGATATACTACAATTAGCTTCTGGTTCAATTATTGAATTAGACAAACTTGCTGGTGAACCGGTTGACATTTTAGTTAATAGCCGTCTAATCGCTAAAGGGGAAGTTGTGGTTATTGAAGAAAACTTCGGAGTTCGTATTACGGACATCATCAGTCAAGCTGAACGCTTAAATAATTTGAAATAA
- the fliP gene encoding flagellar type III secretion system pore protein FliP (The bacterial flagellar biogenesis protein FliP forms a type III secretion system (T3SS)-type pore required for flagellar assembly.) gives MQDFISFFSDSDPTNVSTSVKLLLVLTVLSLAPSILILMTSFTRIVIVLSFTRTALATNQMPPNQVIIGLALFLSFFVMAPTFNEVNEEALQPLFAEEIDLDEAYNRATIPFKEFMASHTRQKDLELFLSYNQAERPDTVEEIPLTMLVPAFALSEIKTAFQMGFMIFIPFLVIDMVVASVLMSMGMMMLPPVMISLPFKILLFVLVDGWYLVIKSLLQSF, from the coding sequence ATGCAAGACTTTATCTCATTCTTTTCTGACAGTGATCCAACGAACGTCTCTACTTCTGTTAAATTACTTTTAGTATTAACAGTATTGTCATTAGCACCAAGTATTCTAATATTAATGACCTCGTTTACGCGAATTGTCATTGTATTATCGTTTACACGAACTGCACTGGCTACAAACCAGATGCCACCGAACCAAGTGATTATTGGGTTAGCTTTGTTTTTATCGTTTTTCGTTATGGCACCTACATTTAATGAGGTAAATGAAGAAGCTCTACAACCGTTATTTGCAGAGGAAATCGACCTTGATGAGGCATATAACAGAGCAACGATCCCATTTAAAGAGTTCATGGCAAGTCATACGAGACAAAAAGATTTAGAGCTGTTTCTAAGTTACAACCAGGCTGAGCGTCCTGATACTGTAGAAGAGATCCCATTAACGATGCTCGTCCCGGCTTTTGCATTAAGTGAAATAAAGACAGCATTCCAAATGGGTTTTATGATTTTTATTCCATTTTTAGTAATTGATATGGTAGTAGCAAGTGTCCTGATGTCGATGGGGATGATGATGTTACCGCCTGTTATGATTTCATTACCATTTAAAATACTATTATTCGTCCTTGTTGATGGTTGGTATTTAGTAATTAAATCTTTACTTCAAAGTTTTTAG
- the flhA gene encoding flagellar biosynthesis protein FlhA, translated as MKFRDLGVLGAVILIVAMLIIPLPTWLLSFLIIINITLSLIVLLTAMNMKEALDFAIFPSVILLLTLFRLGLSISTTRAILSNGDAGDVVETFGQFVTGGNILVGLVIFLLLVVINFIVITKGSERVAEVAARFTLDAMPGKQMSIDADLNAGMISEKEARTRREKVSRESDFYGAMDGATKFVKGDAIASIIMVFINLLFGIVIGMLQLDYAFADAASHFSTLTVGDGLVAQIPALLVSTATGIVVTRAASEGNLGEDIVNQLFAQSKLLYVAGGTMILLGLFTPIPDWITIPIGASLITGAYFMDRKKPEDPEELLEMEEEEATDTMKSPENVINLLNVDPIEFEFGYGLIPLVDAAQGGDLLDRVVMIRRQLALELGIVIPVVRIRDNIQLQPNEYRIKIKGNEMAKGELLLDHYLAMSPSDDNSIEGIDTIEPSFGLPAKWITEQTKEEAEILGYTVVDPPSVVSTHLTEIIRMNAHELLGRQETKQLIDHLRESYPILVEELTPTPLSIGEIQKVLAKLLQENVSIRNLPIIFETLADYSKLTSDPDILTEYVRQGLARQITSQYVSGQPALKVITVPAKIEKLIADSIQQTEHGNYLAMNPQESQELLEAVAKEVERVSFMEQSPIILCSPAIRMYLRQLTERYFPQIPILSYNELDSNVEIQSVGVVNVE; from the coding sequence ATGAAATTTCGCGACTTAGGGGTATTAGGTGCAGTCATATTAATAGTAGCGATGCTGATCATCCCTCTACCAACGTGGTTATTAAGTTTTTTAATTATTATCAATATCACGTTATCTTTAATCGTTTTACTAACGGCGATGAATATGAAAGAAGCATTAGATTTTGCTATTTTCCCTTCCGTCATTTTGTTATTAACTTTGTTCAGACTTGGACTAAGTATTTCGACAACCCGTGCGATTTTATCAAATGGAGATGCGGGAGATGTCGTTGAAACATTTGGTCAGTTTGTAACCGGCGGAAATATTTTAGTAGGTTTAGTAATCTTCTTGTTATTAGTAGTTATTAACTTCATTGTAATAACAAAAGGTTCGGAACGTGTGGCTGAAGTTGCAGCTCGATTTACATTAGATGCAATGCCGGGGAAACAAATGAGTATCGATGCAGATTTAAATGCCGGCATGATTTCGGAAAAAGAAGCACGTACTCGCCGAGAAAAAGTTTCAAGAGAATCAGATTTTTACGGGGCAATGGATGGTGCGACGAAATTCGTAAAAGGAGATGCCATTGCTTCCATTATTATGGTATTCATTAACCTTTTATTTGGGATTGTTATTGGGATGCTTCAACTTGACTATGCGTTTGCAGATGCTGCATCTCACTTCTCAACGCTAACAGTTGGTGACGGACTCGTTGCACAAATTCCAGCATTGCTTGTTTCGACAGCAACAGGGATTGTTGTAACACGTGCTGCTTCGGAAGGAAATCTTGGCGAAGACATTGTGAACCAATTATTCGCTCAATCTAAACTTTTATATGTTGCAGGGGGCACAATGATTCTTCTCGGTCTATTCACACCGATTCCTGACTGGATTACGATTCCAATTGGAGCTTCATTAATTACGGGAGCATATTTCATGGATCGCAAGAAACCCGAAGACCCCGAAGAACTGCTTGAGATGGAAGAAGAAGAGGCAACTGACACTATGAAGAGTCCAGAAAATGTCATTAACCTACTAAATGTAGATCCAATCGAATTTGAATTTGGGTATGGGTTAATTCCATTAGTGGATGCAGCACAAGGTGGGGACTTATTAGATCGCGTTGTGATGATTCGTCGACAGCTTGCGTTAGAACTTGGAATTGTCATCCCGGTAGTACGTATTCGAGATAATATTCAACTTCAACCTAACGAATATCGTATCAAAATAAAAGGAAATGAAATGGCAAAGGGTGAGCTTTTGCTAGACCATTATTTAGCGATGAGTCCAAGTGATGATAATTCAATTGAGGGGATTGATACGATCGAACCTTCATTCGGATTACCTGCGAAATGGATCACAGAACAAACAAAAGAAGAGGCCGAGATTTTAGGTTACACAGTTGTTGACCCACCAAGTGTTGTGTCGACACATTTAACAGAAATTATTCGCATGAATGCCCATGAATTACTAGGCCGTCAAGAAACGAAACAATTGATTGATCATCTGCGTGAAAGTTATCCAATCTTAGTGGAGGAATTAACGCCAACACCATTATCGATTGGTGAAATTCAAAAAGTATTGGCCAAACTATTACAAGAAAATGTATCGATTCGCAATTTGCCGATTATTTTTGAGACATTAGCCGATTATTCAAAACTAACAAGTGATCCGGATATTTTAACAGAATATGTTCGTCAAGGACTTGCGAGACAAATCACATCGCAATATGTTTCTGGACAACCTGCTTTAAAAGTCATTACGGTTCCGGCAAAAATTGAAAAGTTAATTGCAGACAGTATTCAACAAACGGAACATGGAAACTACTTAGCTATGAATCCACAAGAATCCCAGGAGCTTTTAGAAGCAGTAGCAAAAGAAGTGGAACGGGTGTCGTTTATGGAACAATCACCAATTATTCTTTGCTCGCCTGCAATTCGCATGTATTTAAGACAGTTAACAGAACGGTATTTCCCGCAAATTCCTATACTTTCTTATAATGAGTTAGATTCAAACGTTGAAATACAAAGTGTTGGAGTGGTGAATGTAGAATGA
- the fliQ gene encoding flagellar biosynthesis protein FliQ, with translation MSQEMVISIAERAIWTVLLVSGPLLLVALITGLIVSIFQATTSIQEQTLAFVPKIIAVFVAIIFFGPFMITKLTDYLYDIFNNLTRYIG, from the coding sequence ATGAGTCAAGAAATGGTCATTTCAATAGCAGAAAGAGCGATATGGACCGTCCTTTTAGTTTCAGGGCCCTTATTGTTAGTAGCATTAATAACAGGATTGATTGTCAGTATATTTCAAGCCACAACATCTATTCAAGAACAGACACTGGCGTTTGTACCGAAAATCATTGCGGTATTCGTTGCAATAATTTTCTTCGGGCCATTTATGATTACTAAATTGACAGACTATCTTTACGATATTTTTAATAACCTGACTCGATATATCGGGTGA
- the fliR gene encoding flagellar biosynthetic protein FliR yields the protein MTELIPDLSVLLLILVRVSAFFVSVPFLSYRTIPAQLRIALALILSWMMYYTLNVEPFPIDGEYLLLIMKEAIIGLSIGLVAYIVTSAVQIAGGFIDFQTGFALANIIDPQTGAQSPLMGQFFNFLLLFVLLSTNGHHLILDGIFYSYQFVPIDQLTPNFGDANTVEFIAKLFTSVFAVAFQMSAPVVATIFLVTIALGITGKTVPQLNIFVVGFPINIAVAFLVLFIVMGLMITVMENVVEMMILAMRDLMQYLGGS from the coding sequence ATGACAGAACTTATTCCTGATCTATCCGTATTATTATTAATTTTAGTCAGAGTTTCTGCTTTTTTTGTATCAGTCCCTTTTTTATCTTATCGAACGATTCCAGCACAATTAAGAATTGCCTTAGCCCTTATTTTATCGTGGATGATGTATTACACGTTAAATGTAGAGCCGTTTCCAATTGATGGAGAGTATTTACTACTGATCATGAAAGAAGCGATTATTGGACTTTCGATTGGACTAGTAGCGTACATAGTTACTTCTGCCGTGCAAATTGCAGGAGGATTTATTGATTTTCAAACGGGGTTTGCCTTAGCCAATATTATTGACCCACAAACAGGTGCTCAAAGCCCACTAATGGGGCAATTTTTTAATTTCCTATTATTATTTGTATTACTTTCAACAAATGGACATCATCTCATTTTAGATGGAATCTTTTATAGTTATCAATTTGTCCCAATCGATCAACTTACACCAAACTTCGGTGATGCGAATACTGTAGAGTTTATTGCAAAGTTATTTACTTCGGTGTTTGCGGTTGCATTTCAAATGTCTGCACCAGTAGTTGCAACGATATTTTTAGTAACCATAGCTTTAGGGATTACCGGAAAAACAGTACCGCAACTAAATATTTTCGTTGTTGGTTTTCCTATTAATATCGCCGTTGCCTTTCTTGTTTTATTTATCGTAATGGGGCTGATGATTACGGTAATGGAAAATGTGGTGGAGATGATGATTTTAGCAATGCGGGATTTGATGCAGTACTTAGGTGGTTCTTAA
- the flhB gene encoding flagellar biosynthesis protein FlhB: MKLLLTLDIQFFAGEKTEKATPKKRQDARKKGQVLKSQDVSAAFVLLLSFLFLIFAAPLMQEGLFSFLIQAFEKNMLIDTLTTDTVMQMYTDSLKEMAVILLPILAVTVVASVGANFFQFGFLFTTESLKIDLKKMDPIKGIKKIISVRAIVNLLKSLLKVAFIGTVTTIVIWTNLEDVLSLALQEPFSTLSTVAQLTGLMGIAASAVLIVIALLDYMYEKFEYEKQLKMSKQDIKDEYKNSEGDPLIKSKIKQRQREMAMRRMMQDVPNADVVITNPTHFAICLKYDDTSMDAPKVVAKGTDYVAQKIKLIAKENNVVMVENRPLARAMYDQVEIGDQVPEEFFKAVAEILAYVYRIKRKI, from the coding sequence ATGAAGTTATTACTAACGTTAGATATACAATTCTTTGCAGGGGAAAAGACGGAAAAAGCGACACCTAAAAAACGTCAAGATGCTAGGAAAAAAGGACAAGTATTAAAGAGCCAAGATGTTTCGGCCGCATTTGTTCTTTTACTTAGCTTCTTATTTCTAATCTTTGCTGCACCATTAATGCAAGAAGGCCTTTTTTCTTTCTTAATACAAGCATTTGAAAAAAATATGCTCATTGATACGCTAACAACTGATACAGTTATGCAAATGTACACGGACTCGCTAAAAGAAATGGCTGTTATTTTGCTACCTATTCTAGCTGTAACCGTTGTTGCAAGTGTTGGAGCGAACTTTTTTCAATTTGGGTTTTTATTTACGACTGAATCCTTAAAAATAGACTTAAAAAAAATGGATCCCATTAAAGGGATTAAAAAAATCATATCTGTCCGTGCCATTGTTAACCTTTTAAAGTCACTTTTAAAAGTTGCATTTATTGGTACGGTAACAACGATTGTCATATGGACTAATTTAGAAGATGTTCTGTCACTTGCGTTACAAGAACCTTTCTCTACATTAAGTACGGTGGCACAATTAACTGGATTAATGGGTATTGCGGCTTCCGCAGTATTGATCGTAATTGCACTTCTCGATTATATGTATGAGAAATTTGAATATGAAAAACAACTGAAAATGTCAAAGCAAGACATTAAGGATGAATATAAAAATAGTGAGGGTGACCCTCTCATTAAATCAAAAATTAAGCAACGTCAACGAGAAATGGCTATGCGCCGGATGATGCAAGATGTACCAAATGCAGACGTGGTCATTACGAACCCGACGCACTTTGCTATTTGCTTAAAATATGATGATACAAGTATGGATGCACCAAAGGTCGTTGCCAAGGGTACCGATTATGTTGCACAAAAAATTAAATTAATTGCGAAAGAAAATAATGTCGTAATGGTTGAAAATCGACCGTTAGCACGAGCAATGTACGACCAAGTAGAAATTGGTGATCAAGTGCCAGAGGAATTTTTTAAAGCGGTGGCCGAAATCCTTGCGTATGTTTATCGTATAAAACGTAAAATTTAG
- a CDS encoding MinD/ParA family protein translates to MRDQAEKLRLKMLESQGILGRSIAVVSGKGGVGKSNFTTNFAITLAKLGKKVVILDMDIGMGNINILIGKTAASNLKDYLVGDVLLEDVILDGPFDLKYIAGGSGMSSVMEWTEEMFDSLIQAFEHLQKNFDYILFDMGAGASNWTIDLLTSIDEIMVITTAEPTSITDAYSMMKYIHLRDQQKTFYLLCNRVISPEEGEETLGRLRNTMMKFLSKDVIVLGSLPEDLSVRKAVREQVPFSISYPNAPITKTLQTIVDRFIHQQMEEVQAPIHHHTFLSKLRRIFSKGRD, encoded by the coding sequence ATGAGAGATCAAGCTGAAAAACTAAGATTAAAAATGTTGGAGAGCCAAGGCATTTTGGGAAGATCCATCGCTGTTGTAAGTGGGAAAGGTGGAGTAGGGAAAAGCAACTTTACTACCAACTTTGCCATTACACTTGCGAAACTTGGGAAAAAAGTCGTTATTCTAGATATGGATATTGGTATGGGCAATATTAATATTTTAATTGGAAAAACTGCCGCTTCCAATTTAAAAGACTATTTAGTGGGTGACGTTTTACTTGAGGATGTCATATTGGATGGGCCATTTGATTTAAAATATATTGCCGGTGGTTCTGGAATGTCTTCAGTCATGGAATGGACAGAAGAAATGTTCGATTCCTTAATTCAGGCATTTGAACATTTACAAAAAAACTTCGACTATATTTTATTTGATATGGGTGCTGGGGCATCGAATTGGACGATTGATTTATTAACATCCATCGATGAAATTATGGTGATTACTACAGCTGAACCAACTTCCATCACTGATGCGTATTCAATGATGAAGTATATTCATCTACGAGACCAACAGAAAACATTCTATTTACTATGTAATCGGGTAATCTCTCCTGAAGAAGGGGAAGAAACTTTAGGTCGTTTAAGAAATACAATGATGAAATTTTTATCAAAAGATGTAATCGTACTAGGGTCCCTACCAGAAGATTTATCGGTTCGAAAAGCAGTAAGGGAGCAAGTTCCTTTTTCTATTTCTTATCCGAATGCGCCAATCACCAAAACACTTCAAACGATTGTTGACCGTTTTATCCATCAACAAATGGAAGAAGTTCAAGCACCAATTCATCATCATACGTTTTTATCTAAATTAAGAAGGATCTTTTCGAAAGGACGTGATTAA
- a CDS encoding response regulator, translating to MSKRILIVDDAAFMRMMIKDILTKNGYEVVGEAADGQQAVEKYAELNPDLVTMDITMPEMDGIAALKAIKSTNPNAVVIMCSAMGQQAMVIDAIQAGAKDFIVKPFQADRVIEAIQKALG from the coding sequence ATGTCAAAAAGAATTTTAATCGTGGACGACGCTGCATTTATGAGAATGATGATTAAAGACATCTTAACGAAAAATGGTTACGAGGTAGTAGGTGAAGCTGCTGATGGCCAACAAGCAGTAGAAAAATATGCGGAATTAAACCCGGATTTAGTCACAATGGATATTACGATGCCAGAGATGGATGGAATTGCAGCTTTAAAAGCAATCAAATCAACTAATCCTAACGCAGTTGTTATTATGTGTTCTGCAATGGGGCAACAAGCAATGGTAATCGATGCAATCCAAGCTGGTGCAAAGGATTTTATTGTAAAACCATTCCAAGCGGATCGTGTAATTGAAGCCATCCAAAAAGCATTGGGTTGA
- the flhF gene encoding flagellar biosynthesis protein FlhF has product MKMKKYTAPSIAEAMKQIRADLGEDAVIIYSKVVVTKKLFGLIKHKNFEVLAGVDQIETKPTTGSMLADLQPDHFQPSRSTVQEEVHSENTLLTSELKSEIADLKAMLQSMQRLTVESQIPQEMKPFLDFLKRQELNEELITAISDELFQLYKKQGTLSNLEIKEVAEQYLKEKMLSLPIGGLSYKRKYINLLGPTGVGKTTTIAKMAARAVLEKKKKIGFITTDTYRIAAIEQLKTYANLLQAPVEIVYNANDYKAAIKKFEHLDLIFIDTAGRNYKEAKYVNDLKKLIEFDEEVESFLVLSLTAKEKDMETITEQFGEIPIEKFIFTKIDETNTIGTLFNLMIKYNKGLAYYTNGQEVPEDIEEAKIEKLLELFFQGELK; this is encoded by the coding sequence ATGAAGATGAAAAAATATACTGCACCTTCAATCGCAGAAGCAATGAAGCAAATACGAGCTGACCTTGGTGAAGATGCCGTCATTATCTACTCAAAAGTAGTGGTAACGAAAAAACTCTTCGGGCTTATTAAACATAAAAACTTTGAGGTGCTAGCAGGTGTGGATCAAATTGAGACAAAACCAACTACCGGGTCTATGTTAGCGGATCTTCAACCTGATCACTTCCAACCTTCTCGATCAACTGTGCAAGAAGAGGTACATAGCGAAAATACCCTTTTAACAAGTGAATTGAAAAGTGAAATTGCGGATTTAAAAGCCATGCTTCAGTCCATGCAAAGACTGACAGTGGAGTCACAAATCCCTCAGGAAATGAAACCATTTCTCGACTTTTTAAAGCGTCAAGAGCTAAACGAAGAGCTCATCACCGCTATAAGTGATGAGCTTTTTCAGCTATATAAAAAACAAGGGACACTTTCAAATCTAGAGATAAAAGAAGTAGCGGAGCAATATTTAAAAGAAAAAATGCTATCACTTCCAATTGGTGGACTCTCTTATAAAAGAAAATACATTAATTTACTTGGACCAACAGGTGTAGGAAAAACGACAACCATTGCGAAAATGGCTGCTCGAGCAGTTTTAGAGAAAAAGAAAAAAATTGGATTCATCACAACTGATACTTATCGAATTGCGGCAATTGAGCAACTAAAGACCTATGCAAATCTGTTACAGGCTCCAGTTGAAATTGTTTACAATGCGAATGATTACAAGGCGGCAATTAAAAAATTCGAACACCTTGATCTCATCTTTATTGATACTGCAGGGCGCAATTATAAAGAAGCGAAATATGTAAATGATTTAAAGAAATTAATCGAATTCGATGAGGAAGTTGAGTCGTTCTTAGTTCTATCCTTAACTGCCAAAGAAAAAGATATGGAAACAATTACTGAGCAATTCGGGGAAATTCCAATCGAAAAGTTCATCTTTACCAAAATTGACGAAACAAATACTATTGGCACCTTGTTTAATTTAATGATTAAATATAATAAAGGACTTGCTTACTATACGAATGGTCAAGAAGTCCCGGAAGATATTGAAGAGGCAAAAATAGAAAAATTACTTGAATTGTTCTTCCAAGGAGAACTCAAATGA
- a CDS encoding flagellar biosynthetic protein FliO: MKPSKKHWVDEMQGIHLNKKAIVFVLLIMMALTLPTQLVSASQSNQMISDEYLQNPDTNTDESPDSKEVDNQNVGLGPGDYIKMLLSLLFVLGLLVFVLKFLNKKSSNYQQNNVVKNIGGISVGSQKSVQLLHIGNSLYIVGVGEDVQLLKEIQDPEEIEQLIKIYQDKQQTIVSASPYITELFKKLKKKPSVEETESQSDFGAILKNRLSEINKERHEGLEKWKEKEHDK; encoded by the coding sequence TTGAAGCCATCCAAAAAGCATTGGGTTGATGAGATGCAGGGGATTCATTTAAATAAGAAAGCGATTGTTTTTGTATTACTTATTATGATGGCTCTAACATTGCCAACACAACTAGTATCTGCTTCACAAAGTAATCAAATGATCAGTGATGAATACCTTCAAAATCCAGACACAAACACAGATGAATCCCCAGACTCAAAAGAGGTTGACAACCAAAATGTTGGCCTCGGACCTGGGGATTACATCAAGATGTTGTTATCTTTACTGTTTGTACTTGGTTTATTGGTTTTCGTATTAAAGTTCTTGAATAAAAAAAGCTCGAACTACCAGCAAAATAATGTCGTGAAAAATATTGGCGGGATTTCAGTTGGTTCACAAAAATCTGTTCAACTCCTTCATATTGGTAATTCTCTTTATATTGTTGGAGTTGGTGAAGATGTGCAGCTACTCAAAGAAATTCAGGACCCTGAAGAAATCGAACAGCTTATCAAAATTTATCAAGACAAGCAGCAAACAATCGTTTCTGCATCGCCTTACATTACTGAATTATTCAAAAAGCTTAAAAAGAAGCCAAGTGTTGAAGAAACTGAGTCACAATCTGATTTTGGAGCAATCTTAAAAAATCGTTTATCTGAAATAAATAAAGAGCGACACGAGGGATTGGAAAAATGGAAGGAAAAGGAGCACGATAAATAA